The proteins below are encoded in one region of Rhodoluna lacicola:
- a CDS encoding ammonium transporter, which yields MTHQDTTMFLIICSAMVLFMTPGLAFFYGGLVRASSVVSMMMMSFGSLALIAVMWVVFGYAVSFGAAGSGSFVGLDGVIGIDLDKIFLADAIAQAKAGDGFNLAFAGFQGTFAIITVALISGAIADRAKFGSWMLFGALWACVVYFPVAGWVFNSSVTDGKVTDGGWLVYNIGVLDFAGGTVVEIASGASALALSLVVGKRFGFTKGMHAPHNVPLTLIGAAILWFGWFGFNAGSELAADGVAALAFMNTLAAPVGAMLSWIAYEQIAHKKPTSVGAASGAVAGLVAITPSCAFLTPVFALLLGLIVGVTCALAIELKYLLGFDDSLDVVGIHLVGGLVGTLYIGLFGNGVGAFFGFGFEQLGKQAIGAVVVLVFSFTASYLIGWLIQKTIGFRVTSTDEIAGVDRVLHGETAYSEADPRWSWRG from the coding sequence ATGACTCATCAGGATACGACCATGTTCCTAATAATCTGCTCGGCCATGGTTTTGTTCATGACCCCCGGGCTCGCATTTTTTTACGGGGGACTTGTCCGCGCCTCTAGCGTGGTCTCAATGATGATGATGAGTTTTGGGTCATTGGCTCTCATTGCTGTTATGTGGGTTGTCTTTGGTTATGCGGTGTCTTTCGGAGCGGCTGGTTCTGGGAGCTTCGTTGGTCTCGATGGTGTGATCGGTATTGATTTAGACAAGATCTTTTTGGCCGATGCAATTGCGCAAGCCAAGGCTGGGGATGGCTTTAATCTTGCCTTTGCAGGTTTCCAAGGCACGTTTGCGATTATTACCGTCGCACTCATTTCTGGCGCAATCGCAGACCGGGCGAAGTTTGGTTCATGGATGCTTTTCGGTGCGCTATGGGCGTGCGTGGTGTACTTCCCTGTAGCCGGTTGGGTATTTAATTCTTCGGTCACAGACGGCAAGGTCACCGACGGTGGTTGGCTGGTTTACAACATCGGAGTCTTGGACTTCGCCGGTGGAACCGTAGTCGAAATCGCTTCAGGTGCATCAGCACTAGCGTTATCTCTCGTTGTCGGAAAACGTTTTGGTTTCACCAAGGGCATGCATGCGCCACACAATGTGCCGCTGACCTTGATTGGAGCCGCAATTTTGTGGTTCGGCTGGTTTGGCTTCAATGCTGGTTCCGAGCTCGCTGCTGACGGTGTGGCCGCCCTAGCTTTTATGAACACACTCGCGGCGCCTGTTGGGGCAATGCTTAGTTGGATTGCCTACGAACAAATTGCGCACAAGAAACCTACTTCGGTTGGTGCTGCTTCTGGCGCCGTTGCTGGTTTGGTTGCGATCACGCCTTCCTGTGCTTTTCTAACTCCTGTCTTTGCTTTGCTTCTGGGTTTGATTGTTGGCGTGACCTGTGCCTTGGCTATCGAGCTGAAATACCTGCTTGGTTTCGATGACTCTCTTGATGTAGTTGGTATTCACCTAGTTGGTGGGCTTGTCGGCACCCTTTACATTGGACTCTTTGGTAATGGGGTTGGGGCGTTCTTTGGTTTTGGTTTTGAGCAGCTCGGAAAGCAGGCAATTGGTGCAGTCGTTGTCTTGGTATTTTCATTTACCGCTTCGTATCTAATCGGTTGGCTGATTCAGAAAACTATTGGATTCAGAGTGACCAGCACCGATGAAATCGCCGGCGTTGATCGCGTTTTGCACGGAGAAACCGCTTACTCAGAGGCAGATCCAAGATGGTCTTGGCGCGGCTGA
- a CDS encoding ammonium transporter: MDQGNTAFVLISAALVLLMTPGLAFFYGGMVKAKSVVSMMMLSFGSLGLIAVLWVLYGYAISFSNAGTSTFFGIDGWFGIDTSFLGLTAQVADAADPAGAFPSMAFVAFQATFAIITVALISGAIADRAKFGAWMVFAGVWATVVYFPVANWVFNFTLEDGKVVDGGWIVYGLGVIDFAGGTAVHINAGAAGLALAIVLGKRFGFSKGITQPHNVPLTLLGVALLWFGWFGFNAGSELAADGIAAIAFINTLAAPAAAMLGWIMVEKFKHGKATSIGAGSGAIAGLVAVTPACAVLDPVYAILLGLVAGALCALAVDLKFSFGFDDSLDVVGIHLVGGIVGTLWIGIFGNGVGVAFGNGWHQFAMQALGAGAVLVYSFVLALIIGFVIEKTIGFRVKAQDEIAGIDTVVHGEEAYAFGADRG, encoded by the coding sequence GTGGATCAAGGCAACACTGCATTTGTGCTCATTTCCGCAGCACTGGTTCTACTAATGACGCCCGGCTTGGCGTTTTTCTACGGTGGCATGGTAAAGGCCAAGAGCGTTGTGAGCATGATGATGCTCAGCTTCGGCTCGCTAGGGCTCATTGCCGTGTTATGGGTTCTTTACGGATACGCCATTTCATTTTCAAACGCAGGCACAAGTACATTTTTTGGTATCGACGGCTGGTTTGGAATTGATACCTCATTCCTGGGCCTAACCGCTCAAGTTGCTGACGCGGCTGATCCTGCTGGTGCTTTCCCAAGCATGGCCTTTGTCGCCTTTCAAGCAACCTTCGCAATCATCACAGTTGCCCTGATCTCTGGAGCAATTGCAGACCGCGCCAAATTCGGCGCTTGGATGGTATTTGCAGGCGTATGGGCGACCGTGGTTTACTTCCCAGTTGCAAACTGGGTATTCAACTTCACGCTTGAAGATGGAAAAGTAGTTGATGGCGGTTGGATTGTTTATGGACTCGGTGTTATCGACTTTGCCGGTGGCACCGCAGTGCACATCAACGCCGGTGCAGCCGGTTTGGCCCTAGCAATTGTGTTGGGAAAGCGTTTTGGTTTCAGCAAAGGTATAACTCAGCCCCACAACGTACCGCTGACTTTGCTTGGTGTTGCATTGCTTTGGTTTGGTTGGTTCGGTTTCAATGCAGGCTCTGAACTTGCTGCTGATGGAATTGCGGCAATCGCGTTTATCAACACTCTTGCAGCTCCTGCCGCTGCGATGCTTGGTTGGATCATGGTTGAAAAGTTCAAGCATGGCAAAGCAACTTCTATTGGTGCCGGTTCAGGCGCCATCGCTGGATTAGTTGCAGTGACTCCAGCGTGTGCAGTTCTTGATCCCGTCTATGCGATCTTGCTTGGGCTAGTTGCCGGAGCTCTTTGTGCTCTTGCCGTTGATCTGAAGTTCTCGTTTGGCTTCGACGACTCGCTTGACGTTGTAGGAATTCACTTGGTTGGAGGAATCGTCGGAACTCTATGGATCGGTATTTTTGGAAATGGCGTAGGAGTCGCATTCGGAAACGGATGGCACCAATTCGCTATGCAGGCACTTGGAGCCGGCGCCGTACTTGTTTACAGCTTCGTTCTGGCGTTGATCATTGGTTTCGTGATTGAGAAGACAATCGGATTCCGAGTTAAAGCTCAAGATGAAATTGCAGGTATCGACACTGTGGTTCACGGTGAAGAAGCTTATGCTTTTGGCGCAGACCGCGGCTAG